The following are encoded in a window of Desulfopila inferna genomic DNA:
- the rsmG gene encoding 16S rRNA (guanine(527)-N(7))-methyltransferase RsmG yields MKGQPEDIQSLLQQGSSLLQLNIDDDALQKLEQYAGELLRWNKKINLIAKKQDAHHIVENHFLDSLILLPYLSRDGSSLIDVGSGAGFPGLACKAALPDLRLVLVEPRLKRVSFLRHIIRTLRLENVEVLADRLEDVDPQRLSCSHISSRAVAEIGGFIEMVAGITGENTEILCMKGPKWREELDRASAVLHRFGIILSQVNEFTLPFSGASRAVLSFRKDILQ; encoded by the coding sequence GTGAAGGGACAGCCCGAAGATATCCAATCTCTGCTGCAGCAGGGTAGCAGCCTTCTGCAACTGAACATTGACGATGATGCATTGCAGAAGCTGGAGCAATATGCTGGGGAACTTCTGCGCTGGAATAAAAAAATAAATCTGATAGCCAAAAAACAGGATGCGCATCACATCGTTGAAAACCATTTTCTGGACTCTCTCATTCTTCTGCCGTATCTGAGCCGGGATGGGAGTTCTCTCATCGATGTCGGCAGCGGGGCCGGGTTTCCCGGTCTGGCCTGTAAAGCGGCACTGCCCGATCTCCGCCTTGTTCTGGTAGAACCCCGATTGAAGCGCGTCTCCTTTCTGCGTCATATTATCCGCACGCTGCGCCTGGAAAATGTCGAAGTGCTGGCCGATCGGCTTGAAGATGTCGATCCGCAGCGCTTGAGCTGCTCTCACATATCCAGCCGTGCGGTGGCCGAGATAGGAGGATTTATAGAGATGGTTGCCGGGATTACCGGAGAAAATACCGAGATTCTCTGCATGAAAGGGCCAAAGTGGCGGGAAGAGTTGGACCGGGCCTCCGCTGTTCTGCATCGCTTCGGAATCATTCTTTCGCAGGTCAATGAATTTACCCTTCCTTTCAGTGGTGCAAGCCGGGCGGTCCTCTCATTTCGGAAGGATATTTTGCAATAG